CTGACACGTCAAAATCATGTTGAACACAATCAACGGCTATAACGAGACTGCTAATGTTTAAATCAGGATTCAATGAGCCAGCCACGCCGGTATTAATTATTTCATTGACTCCGAATTGAGTTATTAAGATCTGCGCACAAATTCCCGCGTTGACTTTACCTATGCCGCTTTTCACGAGTACTATATCAGAGCTTCCGAGTTTGCCGCTGTAAAATTCCATTCCCGCAATCTTATCAAGACTCATAATAGATATAGACTCTTTCAAGAAAGCTATTTCTGTGTCCATCGCTCCGATTATGCCGACTTTTTTTGCGGGTGAAATATTTCTGCCGGTAACTTCTATATTTATGGCTGAAGATTTATCACCGGCCTTGAGTACCCATGTCTCAGAACTTGCACTAACAGCTAATATACTAACAAGAATTATTACAGCAAGGAAAAATTTTTTCATGATTATAATAAAACCCTCCCATAAAATTAATCACGAGAGGGCATAATATCAAATTTTAACCTACCATCCAAGCCGCGCCGAATCCAGTCAAGAATAAATACACTGCCGCATATTGTAAAATTCCCGTTGCGTAGGCATTCGGTATTGAGAGCTTCAAGAAATCGCGCGATTCAACTTTTGTATAAGCAAGTCCCCATGCTACCCATGATTGAGTGATACAGCAGCCGATATTTACCGTAATTGTAGGAATTGCAAAGACTCCATATAAGAACGGGACGGAAAATTTTGCGACATGTGAGAGAACTCCCAGTGTAGCAGCTCCGCAGCCGACAAGAGTCATAGGCCCTCTAAATAATCCCATGAATAATAACGCAGCAAAGACTACACAGACTACAAGTTCAGAAGTGGGCATAATGTCGCCGATTACTACGTTGAAATAAGGTGATGCATAAGTCGCAACTTGATTAAACATAGGAAGAGTAAGCAGGAATCCTACTAATGGAGCAGTATCAACAACGCCCTCATAATATAATTTATTCACGAGCTGGCAATTTTCGCGGAAAGTTCCCGACATCCTGCCGCATAAGAATAAAGCCGCAAATCCCGCAATAACAAATCCGCCTATAACTGAAAAATTAAACGCAATATTGAGAATTACAGGAACTACAGGGAGAATTAATGTATAAATCGGTGCGTCCTTCTGTGAGGCTTGAGGCGTGCGGGTTTGGGCTGCCCATTGTCTATGAGATTTCGAGCGGTTAAGATATAACATAGCAAGCAAAGTTGTTACAACAAGCATAATTATTAATGCCGCATAACCCCAGTGATTAGCGTACCAGCCGAGTGTGAAATCAGGCATTTCTGACGGCTTAATAAAGAATGCACGGTACTGGGCAAAATTTACAGGGTTTAAATAAATTCCTGCTGCTACACTTCCCATAAATGTAAACATTGCTATTGCTTTAGGTACTCCGAGGGACATTAAAATAGGAAGCACTATAACTCCAATTGCTATAACGGGGCCGGCTCCTGTCATTGAAGTAAATATTAATGCTGTAACGAGATTCAATAATGAAATTGTTACAACCGGTTTATCTCCGCCAAGTTCTACAGTTTTGCGGATTAAAGTAGAAGCG
This portion of the Synergistaceae bacterium genome encodes:
- a CDS encoding 5'-methylthioadenosine/adenosylhomocysteine nucleosidase, which gives rise to MKKFFLAVIILVSILAVSASSETWVLKAGDKSSAINIEVTGRNISPAKKVGIIGAMDTEIAFLKESISIMSLDKIAGMEFYSGKLGSSDIVLVKSGIGKVNAGICAQILITQFGVNEIINTGVAGSLNPDLNISSLVIAVDCVQHDFDVSAINFAKGEIPYTGKFAFETDKKLRAEIMKAAKKFAPFRNVIEGRICTGDKFINNKAQKEAIIKNFGGDCCDMESGAVAQVCYLNRIPFVIIRAISDGADSESTKNLHEFEEVTARLSASIVKSMLEGR